TCAGCGTCGGGCCGGGGCAGACGTAGCACTCGGCGACGTAGAGGTTGTTCTTGTCCATATTGAAGTTGTTTTCCGCATTAGCGGCTGCAGACTTCACCAGCTTCAGAAGGGGCTCACAAGCTGCCTTCGGGGTGTACTGCAGGATTGCCAGCGCTTCGTCCAGGGGCTTGTTACGGATCAGGTCCATAACGATAGACACCTTACGAGGACTAATGCGGGCATAACGAAGAATTGCCCGAGCTTCCATGTTGTGTTCCTCCCTCTATTACTTAGAATTACCAGTGTGGCCCTTGAAGGTACGGGTGGGAACGAACTCACCCAGCTTGTGGCCAACCATGTCCTCAGTCACATACACAGGCACATGCTTGCGGCCGTCGTGGACGGCAAAGGTGTGACCAACGAATTCGGGGAAGATCGTGGAGGCGCGGCTCCAGGTCTTGATGACCTGCTTCTTGCCGGAAGCGTTCATCGCTTCAACGTGCTTCATAAGAGCAGCCTGGACGAAAGGTCCTTTTTTAATGCTTCTACCCATTGTCTTAAACTCCTCTCTTACTTACCTGCACGCTTCACGATCAGCTTATCGGAGCGCTTATGATGCTTGCGAGTCTTGAGACCCAGAGCGGGCTTGCCCCAGGGAGTCATAGGACCGGAGTGACCAACAGGTGCGCGGCCCTCGCCACCACCGTGGGGATGGTCGCAGGGGTTCATGACGGTACCACGGCTGCCGGGACGCACGCCCATGTGGCGCTTGCGGCCAGCCTTGCCCAGATTGACGTTCTCGTGGTCGATGTTGGAAACCTGACCGATGACTGCGGTGCAGTTCACGGGCACGTTGCGCATCTCACCGGAGGGCAGACGAACCAGAGCGTAGCCATTCTCCTTAGCCATCAGCTGAGCCATGTTGCCAGCGGAACGAACCAGCTGAGCGCCGCGGCCGGGATACAGCTCGATGTTGTGGATGATGGTACCGACGGGGATGTTCTCGAAGGGCAGGCAGTTGCCGGGCTTGATGTCGGCAGACTTGCTGCTGATGACCACATCGCCCACCTTCAGGCCATCGGGAGCAATGATGTAGCTCTTGACGCCATCGGTGTACTCGACCAGAGCGATGAATGCGCTGCGGTTCGGATCGTACTCGAGAGTCTTGACGGTAGCGGGCATATCGGTCTTCTGACGCTTGAAGTCGATGACACGATACTTGGTGCGGTTGCCGCCGCCCTGATGACGGACGGTGATGCGACCGGTGTTGTTGCGGCCGCTGTGCTTCTTCATGGGCTCCAGCAGGCTGCGCTCGGGAGCGACCTTAGACAGGACGCTGTAATCCGTGACGGTCATGCCGCGGCGGCCCGGAGTAGTGGGGCCATACTTCTTGATAGCCATAGTGCTATTCTCCTTTGTTTATCTTATGAATTATTATCGGGGTCATATCCCCATAGAGGAACCCTCGGCGGGTTCGGCTTAGACCATGCTGTTGAAGAACTCGATCTCCTTGGAGTCCTTGGTCAGGGTCACGATAGCCTTCTTGGATGCAGCGGTGTAACCGGCGTGCATACCCTGGCGGCGGAAACGGCCGCGCACAGAGATGGTGTTGACCTTTGCGACCTTAGCGCCCGGGAACAGGACCTCAACGGCCTGAGCGATCTCGACCTTGGTAGCATCGGTAGCGACCTTGAAGGTGTACTTCTTGTCAGCGATGCCAGCCATGGAGTTCTCGGTAATGACCGGCTTCAGGATGATATCATGTGCGGTTTTCATTAGCCAAGCACCTCCTCGAGCTTCTTAGCTGCGTCGACGCTGATGATCAGCTTGTCGGCATTCAGCACATCGTAGGTGTTCACGCTGCCTGCGAAGGTGGTCTTCACACCGGCAATGTTGCCAGCGCTCTTGACGAACTTTGCGTCGACAGTCTCGTTGACCAGCAGGTTCTTCTTGCCGGCACCAACAGCGTTCAGCATTGCAACCACGGTCTTGGTCTTGTACTCATCGCAAGCGAACTTGTCAACAACGACCATGTTGCCATTGGCAGCCTTGTCGGACAACACGCTCAGCAGAGCCAGGCGCTTGACCTTGTTGTTGATGTGGTAGTTGTAGCTGCGGGGCTTGGGGCCCAGAGCGACGCCGCCGTGAGTCCACTGCGGTGCACGGATGGAACCCTGACGAGCGTGGCCGGTGCCCTTCTGACGCCAGGGCTTCTTGCCGCCGCCGGAAACTTCCATGCGGATCTTGGTGTTCTGGGTGCCCTGACGCTGGTTGGCCAGGAAGTTCACCACAGCAATGTGGACAGCCTTCTCGTTCGGGGTGATACCGAACACGGCGTCGGAAAGCTCGATCTCGCTAACATG
Above is a genomic segment from Faecalibacterium taiwanense containing:
- the rplD gene encoding 50S ribosomal protein L4 yields the protein MAKFNVVDMNGQHVSEIELSDAVFGITPNEKAVHIAVVNFLANQRQGTQNTKIRMEVSGGGKKPWRQKGTGHARQGSIRAPQWTHGGVALGPKPRSYNYHINNKVKRLALLSVLSDKAANGNMVVVDKFACDEYKTKTVVAMLNAVGAGKKNLLVNETVDAKFVKSAGNIAGVKTTFAGSVNTYDVLNADKLIISVDAAKKLEEVLG
- the rpsS gene encoding 30S ribosomal protein S19; the protein is MGRSIKKGPFVQAALMKHVEAMNASGKKQVIKTWSRASTIFPEFVGHTFAVHDGRKHVPVYVTEDMVGHKLGEFVPTRTFKGHTGNSK
- the rplV gene encoding 50S ribosomal protein L22 — translated: MEARAILRYARISPRKVSIVMDLIRNKPLDEALAILQYTPKAACEPLLKLVKSAAANAENNFNMDKNNLYVAECYVCPGPTLKRMMPRAQGRGYRILKRTSHMTVVLKEKE
- the rplW gene encoding 50S ribosomal protein L23 gives rise to the protein MKTAHDIILKPVITENSMAGIADKKYTFKVATDATKVEIAQAVEVLFPGAKVAKVNTISVRGRFRRQGMHAGYTAASKKAIVTLTKDSKEIEFFNSMV
- the rplB gene encoding 50S ribosomal protein L2, translating into MAIKKYGPTTPGRRGMTVTDYSVLSKVAPERSLLEPMKKHSGRNNTGRITVRHQGGGNRTKYRVIDFKRQKTDMPATVKTLEYDPNRSAFIALVEYTDGVKSYIIAPDGLKVGDVVISSKSADIKPGNCLPFENIPVGTIIHNIELYPGRGAQLVRSAGNMAQLMAKENGYALVRLPSGEMRNVPVNCTAVIGQVSNIDHENVNLGKAGRKRHMGVRPGSRGTVMNPCDHPHGGGEGRAPVGHSGPMTPWGKPALGLKTRKHHKRSDKLIVKRAGK